Part of the Peromyscus leucopus breed LL Stock chromosome 6, UCI_PerLeu_2.1, whole genome shotgun sequence genome, ACTCTAATGGCCCCATTGGACCGTCTAGTCCAAATGAATGTGTTGGAGGGGGACAGAGGGTCATTCTTCTCCTCTTTAATAGGATGAAGTTGATAAAGCAGAAGAAGGAGCCAAGGAACTGGATGTGTAAGATCTTACCACGGCCATGCTAGAAGTAGACTTGTAATGGAAATACAACCTAATGTGCTTTTGTAGGTTCGTGTCATCAGCCAAGCTCGTGCTTTTTAAAGCCCTACCAGCAGCACTGTGGATGGGATGTAGAATATCTGCGTTGGGATCTGGTGCTCATAGAGTCTCTTGTTAAATTCCGTCACGTAGTGCTGAGCCGTCATCTGCCGCTCCACGTCGGTGAAGTGGTGCCGGAGCCCCTTCCACTCTTTGTATTCTTTCCCAACGTACCTACGGACAGACGGGCAGACCCCACAGAGCAGCATGTGAAATGGTCACTACTGCGGAGTAAGTGACAGGCGAGAGGAGACATGCAATTCAAAAGGTATTTTCTGGTCCTTATCGAATCAGTATCAATTGTCTTAACTTCAGATTTAAATAATTTGGTAAGAGCCATTTCTACAACAGAGCACAGTTCATGCTAGCTGGTCTGAAATGATATGGGAATATGGGGGGAAAATTACCTCTCATTGCAGCAGTTCTTCATACCTCCGTGTAAACCAGGGGTCAACACGGTGTACTCCAGAGCCCAATGCTCCGTCAGCTGCAGTGTGGTCTTAAATTTATCAGTTAGTCAGTGTGAAGCCTTCCTCTATCCCTTCCTTGTGTGATTTCATTCTTGAGAATGCTAACTTTACCAACACCTATTATGAGCCCACCAGCGTGCTATTTCTGAGGCTACTGAGAAAAGTGTGAGATACATGTAACTTCCAAGAGCTCATAGTCTAATTGGACAGAGACTATACAAGGTAGAAAGTAATTAAATTGACAGTAATTATAGTACTGTGTGCTATCAGTTAGCATGAATTTATTAGTAATGTTCCATGTGCTTGGAGTGACCTACAAAAACCAGAGAGAGCAACCTCCCCACCTAAAAATCTCTGAATACAGTATGTAACTGAATTCAAGGAGCCTACAGCTCTGAAATTCAGACTCCTGGGGATGACAGGGAACCTGACAGTGAAATGTGCACACCGAGGTGGAGCCTCTGCAGCATCAGAGAGTATCCCAATGAGAAAGTGTCCTGAGAGGGACACCCAGTGCTGAATGCAGGTCTGCAGAGGGTTTGAACCAATCCAGAGCGTTTCCTTTATTGACTGAGGGCAGAAGTGCGTACAAAAGGGCTGCCCATGTCGGGTGCCAGCACTGAATCATTTCTGGAGCATTCTTCAAGAAGTGTGGATTGTTGCGCTATGAATAGGGAGACACGTTTCTTCCTATTTTATGCTATTTTTCCTTAGCATGTGTTTGTTAGTATCAAACTCCTGTGGCTACTTTTATTTTAATCCGCAAATGTCTTCATTGTTTCTTCCATTAGATACCTTCAAGTATGTGACTGCCATTGTTTATCAATTTTTGCTACATTGTTGCTACTGGAAAGTCAGCTGTCTATCTAACTGACGTTTCTTTGTCAGTAAatagttttgctttgctttttttgattgtaatttttaagatttctttgttttaggTAGTCTGaagtctttccttttttccttccttccttccttccttccttccttccttccttccttccttccttccttcccttccttccttcctgtttctttcatttcctttcacaGCTTGTTCGAATCCAATATGatttatgtatttgaaaattGGTGTCTTTTGGCAGTTCTGGAAAATAACGAGAACATTTCTGCTCAAACActgcttctgttctcttttctctgttacATTCTCTCAATCAGACATGTCTTAAACCTCCTCGTTCCATTCCCTATGTGGCTTATACTCAACGAATTTCTCACTTCAGAGCATCCTGTGATACCTTGGTGCATTAGCTTCCTGGGGTTGGCACAGTGAAGCACACAGAGGAATCAGATTCTGTCATAGTTCTGAAGCCCGGATGTCCCAGATCAAGAAGCAATAGGTTACTGTTTTCTCTGAAGGCCCCAAGGAAAGATCTGCCCTGGGCCTTGCTTCTGGTTTGTGGGATCTCCTTGCCCTAATTTAGCATAACTATAATTTTCACATGCACTCTCACTGCATACAGGCCTACCTCCAAATTTCTTTCTCTAAAGGACAACAGCTGTGGTGGATCAAATAAGAATGACCCTCATAAGttcagatatttgaatgcttagtcatcacgGAATAGAACtgtttgaaagaattagaaggattaggaggtgcggccttgttgaaggaagtgtgtcactgggggtaggctttggggtttcaaaagcctgtgctaagcccagtctctctctgcctgtggatcaggatgtaaagctctcagctccagGACCAGGCCTGCCTACATGCTGTGTGAACAGGGTCTCCAAACACGCTTCTTCTTCATGCAGTTTTTGCCTCCAACTGTATCCTCACTCCATCCCACTCCAGACTTCTATGGCGGGTGACTAGAAGGCCCAGTGATCACTTATATCACTCTGGGTATCCTTTCGCTTATCTCAGATCCTTCCTCTAGGACCTAGCAAGAGCTCTGTTTATCAGCCAATAGAATTCATTCTTATTGTAAAGGTCACAGGTCACAAGTTCTACTGTGTTTAGATGTAAGAAAAGTAAACCATGGGATCAGTCTCTGGAAGGCTATAACCTAGTGTCTACAAAGACAGCACTGTCTTGAATTTCATTCATTACCTCTCATGGATCATCCCCACCTCTGCAGGTCatgatgcttgtgtgtgtatgggtgtgtgtgtgtgtgtgtgtgtgtgtgtgtgtgtgtgtgtatgtgttggggggtaCCCAACTATCTATAATATGGCTAAGATCTCTAATTTTCTTGTCTGTACAGTGGGTTTAAAAATGTTTCCCTGGTGAGCTTGAGATCATGTATACACAGCATCCAGACACTCACATGGTGTAGTTCTATGATATATGGAAACTGTCATCAATTGACTAATGATGAAGAAGGAAGTCAATATAACTGAAAGTATATGTTTTGGCCACATCTCAGCCCTTTTAAAATCTCATTAATGTCTACTTAAGCAAAAGGAAAATTAGCCCGATCATGCTGACGACACACATTTTCCAGTAATACCTCCCCAGAGTTTCCTCCTGATGAAGATAGTGGACCCAGAATGCGTTTCTCTGCTTGCCTTTCTTCTTCACTTTCAGGTAGTCCCCCAAATACACTACAGTTTCCTGGGCAGTCCACAACTCAGACTTTTTGGAATATTTTAGCAGAAGggcatctggaaaaaaaaataaggttagaCTTCTTTAAGTCATTTTGAACAGGGCTTGGCACCCAGTGAGTACACGTTGCATTGTTCACTGTAGGTTCCTGGCAGGAAATTCCATGGCTAGAAAAGCAATTTTCCCAGTGAATCACAAAATGCACCTTTCATGATTAGTGAGTGGTATACCCAGCAAGCTGTTCTAGGAGCCTGCAACAGAAATGTCCAGAAGCCTGGAGCTATAGACTAAAAAGGTTGCACTTACTATGTGCTTGTTGGAGTTGACTGGGCTTTAAAACCCCTGTATTCTCCAGTCTCTGAAGCAGCCAATCATTTTTCACTCCTGCCAGAAGTTTTTCAAGGTCATCAGGCTGTAGGGTGCGAGCTTCAAGGATTTCTTGCCTGGTCTGCCCTGGCAATGAGACAAAAGAACTCCTACTGGAGTTCAGAGGAGACCATGAACTTTCCCCCTCCAAAGAACTTTTGGAAAAGGCAGGCGATTCCCGCCACCACTGTAAGGATGAGCTGGAGTTCTGGCTACACTTCAGCAGGCTTCcgacttcctttttttcctccgtGGTGCTCAAGTCGTCCTCAAGGACTGAGAAGGGACTGTAGCCACTGACAGAGGAATTTGGCCTCTCATCTCTCTGACCTGGCCTCAAAGCACCTGGTCTGTGAGCGCCGTGTTGGCAAGTGGAGTGGACCTCTGTGCTGTCAAGTAGTTGGCCCTCCTCATTCTCTGTAGAGGCATCAGGATCCACACCTTGGTCTTTGACTGAGCTGCCTGTCTTTGCTGAGTCGACATTTTGAACAGACCAATGAGGAGAGAAAGTTCTACATGTCAGCATTGAATGGTTGTCTTCTAAACATCCCAGTACTACCTGAGAGTGTGGCAGCTcatctttgctttcttctgtttccccttctggGTCAACTGAGGAAGCGTCATCTGTAAAGGCAGGCCCTATGAATCTTTCAGTGAGTTTCCCCCTATTCTTTCCTCTACACTGGTCTTTGACGTCACACTTGGTTTCTGGAAAATGACCAGGTATTTCACAGGTTTCTTCATCTTGAACTGAAGGATATGTGGCCATGTCTGTGCACTTGCCAGAACCAGACAAGGATGAGGAAACAGAACCACATGAAGGGCTGCACTGAAGAGAAGTATTCCTAAGACCTTCATCCCTGATATCCTGGTTTCCTTCAGGGGCTTCTGACAGCGCTGTACCCGAGGCCAAGCAAGTGTCTGTTGTGTTGAGAGGAAGGATGGGCGTAAGAGACGTGTGTTTGTGCAGCTGGCTTTGTGAAGACTCTAGGTTGTGATCTTCGGTTGCCTGAAGAGAGACACCATGCAGCTTTGAAAACAGCCAATATGTAGCTCTGCATCTTCTGTCACTCTCGGGCTCCTCAGATACAGCTGTGGAGCACTGAGTGTCCACAGGACGTTCCTCTTTGCTGGATTCTTTCTTTCCTGTATCCGCAACACCACAGCTCACTTCCTCCCAGCTTGTAGAAGAGCTGAGCCCTGACAGTTTGCTCCAAGAACTGGCGCTACGGCTGTCACTCAGAGACGTATGGGGAACATCCGCTCTGCCATTGCTGGAGCTTGGGGGCTCAGTCTCAGTCTCCGTCCCACATCTTGATCCAGGGAGACTCGAAATGCCTCCGAATGGGTCcagcttctcctccttcctcttccgaGCTTCTCCTGGTCTTTCTCAGCCATCTGGGAGGAAGCTATACTCCTGCTCTCTTGAGAACACAGTTTTTCTAGACTAGCGCCCATAGTATCCAgggtgtttgtttctgttttcagagCAGTGATACAGAcctctggttttgtgtttctctggTGGCTCTTGCTGTTCCCACAAGTGCTTTCAAATACCTCACACACTGAAGTATGGTGTTGGGAATAGGTTTCAAGAATTTGTTGGAAATCCATGTGCCCTTGCAAGATAGGCTTATCCAAGCCACATTTAAAACTCTCTGGGACGTAAGATCTATCATCTAGA contains:
- the Alpk1 gene encoding LOW QUALITY PROTEIN: alpha-protein kinase 1 (The sequence of the model RefSeq protein was modified relative to this genomic sequence to represent the inferred CDS: deleted 3 bases in 2 codons), which produces MNSQDAVASILHECKQVLDHLLLETPDVSTEDKSEDQRCRASLPSELRTLIQEAKEMKWPFVPEKWQYKQAVSPEDKTNLQDVIGARLQQLLAALRASILAQDCASAAAIVFLMDRFLYGLDVSGKLLQVAKGLHKLQPATPIAPQVVIRQARISVNSGKLLKAEYILSSLIRNNGATGTWLYRNESDKILVQSVCIQIRGQILQKLGMWYEAAELVWASVVGYLTLPQPDKKGISTSLGILADIFVSMSKTDYEKFKNSPQVNLALLQEFDHHLLSAAEACKLAAAFSAYTPLFVLTAMTIRGTCLLSYSCSTDCPLGMRSVYLCDAKEAFAIGLLTKKDGELVSGKQELHSFIKAAFGLATAHCRLHGETEAVLAARQLCREAVGKLYTFSTSSTSQDREALAQEIMSLVSQVKRHLQVQSFPNLDDRSYVPESFKCGLDKPILQGHMDFQQILETYSQHHTSVCEVFESTCGNSKSHQRNTKPEVCITALKTETNTLDTMGASLEKLCSQESRSIASSQMAEKDQEKLGRGRRRSWTHSEAFRVSLDQDVGETETEPPSSSNGRADVPHTSLSDSRSASSWSKLSGLSSSTSWEEVSCGVADTGKKESSKEERPVDTQCSTAVSEEPESDRRCRATYWLFSKLHGVSLQATEDHNLESSQSQLHKHTSLTPILPLNTTDTCLASGTALSEAPEGNQDIRDEGLRNTSLQCSPSCGSVSSSLSGSGKCTDMATYPSVQDEETCEIPGHFPETKCDVKDQCRGKNRGKLTERFIGPAFTDDASSVDPEGETEESKDELPHSQVVLGCLEDNHSMLTCRTFSPHWSVQNVDSAKTGSSVKDQGVDPDASTENEEGQLLDSTEVHSTCQHGAHRPGALRPGQRDERPNSSVSGYSPFSVLEDDLSTTEEKKEVGSLLKCSQNSSSSLQWWRESPAFSKSSLEGESSWSPLNSSRSSFVSLPGQTRQEILEARTLQPDDLEKLLAGVKNDWLLQRLENTGVLKPSQLQQAHNALLLKYSKKSELWTAQETVVYLGDYLKVKKKGKQRNAFWVHYLHQEETLGRYVGKEYKEWKGLRHHFTDVERQMTAQHYVTEFNKRLYEHQIPTQIFYIPSTVLLILEDKTIKGCISVEPYILGEFVKLSNNTKVVKTEYKATEYGLAYGHFSYEFSKHRDVVVDLQGWVTGNGKGLIYLTDPQIHSVDQKDVTTNFGKRGIFYFFNNQHASCNEICRRLSLTRPSLEKPSNM